ATAATAGCATCTTCAACAGCTTCCTTAAAATTTTTTTAAAATGAGGAAGTAAAAACTAAAATCTCCAAAAAAATTATGATTAAAGTCCAACAGCTTCTCCATTTTAAAAATTTTAGCATTTAATACAATAATAAAATATAATATATCATCATTAATTGTAACAAAAAAACATTATATATTTCATTGTAACAATAAACTACTAAATAAAATATTTTATTGTTGTCTTAAATTCGTTGGAGCACGTGAAGAATTTAATTTTTAGAGAAGGAAGACTTTGCTGCAAATTTGGGGAATGAATGTTTCTTTTTCTTCTTCATTCCCATTTTGGGGAATGAGATGGGGAAGCTGTTGGACCTAAAAACAGCTCTATATTCTCCAAAATTGAGAAATTCAAGAAAATGGGGAAGCTGTTGGAGATGCTCTAAGGACATGATCTTTGTTTTACAACTTATATGGACAAAATCTTACAATTATTAGGACAAAATCTTACAAATAAGGACAAACTGTTTTTATGTTGCATGTGTTAATAAGTCATTTACAATTTTAACCTTCACACATGAAAATTTAAATATTATTATTTAGATTTTCAACAAATGTAATAACAAGTTTTTAGTAGCTCAGCTAGTGTAGTAGCAGCTATTTCTAGGAAATGCAGTAGCAGCTATTTTCAATAAATGCAGTAGCAGATTTTCAGTGCCTCATCTGGTATAGTAGCAACTACTTCCAGTTAATGTAGTAGCAAACTATTTCCAGTAAACACAATACCAGACTTTTAGTGACTCAGCTAATGTAGTAGCAAGTTTTTAGTGACTCAACTAATGTAGTAGCAGTTATTTCTAGTAAATGCAGTAGCAGCTATTTTCAATAAATGCAGTAGCATATTTTCAGTGGCTCATCTAGTATAGTAGCAACTACTTCCAGTTAATATAGTAGCAAACTATTTCTAGTAAACACAGTAACATGCTTTTAGTGACTCAGATAATGTAATAGCAGCTATTTTCAAAAAATGCAGCAGCAGGTTTTTCGTGGCTCAACTAGTGCAGTAGCAACTATTTCCATAAATGCAATAAAAAAGTATTTCCATTAGGGTAGTAGCAGGCTTTTAGTGACCCAGCTAGTGTAGTAGCAGCAGCAGCAGCAATTTAAAAAAAAAATAACAAGTGTTTAGGTGTTGTTGATATCACTGCTACTGTTACGGCTAGAATTGCATCAACTACTGCTACTCCTCTTTACTTTCCATTCTCATTAAATGTTCGTCCCCCAAAGCACAACACCACCAAACTACGGCCACCAGTAGCACCATAAAGCTAAATCTAAATCCTCATTATCCAGAACAAACTAATTTCTAACTGACCAACAATGCCCAGCACTACCAACTATGCTGGAATTAAATTTGCAAGATTGAATTACAGTAGTAAACAAAAAAAGAAAGGCATCCTCATCTTCCTGTTTCAAATCTTCTTCCTCTCTTTGTTTCAAATCCTCTAGCACCGAATCAGGCCCGATTTCACATGCTTGAATTGAATTTATCTCCCCTAAAGTAGAATCCACATTCATCTCTCTTCTGTCCTATATCTCGTTGCCTTGATCCATCCCTAGATTGCTCCGCCTCCCTCTCTTTCGCCTTCGCCGTGCCAGCGCTCGAGCCCGATTGTATCCGAGGGATCCATTATCTCAGCAACGAGGCAAATGACCATTTGGTTGTTTTCGGGGTTCTCTGACGACAAGCTTGGCCGGGGCAAAGTCTCGTCGGGGGTTAGAGAGAGAGAGAGAGAGAGAGAGAGAGAGAGAGAGAGAGAGAGAGAGAGAGNNNNNNNNNNNNNNNNNNNNATCTGAAAATGGTGGAGAAATGGTATTTTGAGGAAGTGGCAGTTTTGTAGATATTTCAGAAAATAATAGTTTTTAGGTATTTTACATAAAAAATTACTGACAGGACTATGCACTGTGGGTTTGGGCTTATGTCCTTATTTGTTTAAATTTGTTGAAAAGTGGTTTTTTTGTGTTTTGCAAGTATCTATGGTAGTGTGATGTCATTTTCTATTGTTATTTTCAGCTGCATTAGGAAAGAAGAGGGCTTATTTACTTGGCTCCGATAAATTTTTGAAATACTAGTTTTTACTTGAATGTTATAGCTAGAAATCGATTAGAGCGAAGCACTATAATGTCTCAATAAGCTGCCAATTAGGACCCTGGGAAATGCCTATCACTGTGATGGCTTACAATCTGTATTTGCTTTTCACTTCTTCACTTGATTGCAAATCTGTATGTTCTTTTTTTTTATGTTTATTCAGCTTGCTGTTTCTGTTGCTTACTGCTAATGAAAAATGCTCTATCAATGTGAATGAAATTAATCGTCAAGTCGTTTACCTACAAATTTCTGTTGCTGGATCGATAAAGATGAGAAGTAGGTCGTGGTAAAGACTCTTTGTCTAATCCAGCTCTCCTTCAGTCCTTTAGAGCAAGTCCACAAGTGACAAAAAAATCCAACCCAGGTTGGATCCACATAGACAAAGTGACACAGCCCAAAAATACTTACTTCCACCTATGAAAATTTTGGCGCGAGTATTATTGTAACCCAGGTGAGTTTGGGTTAGATTTTATGTGAGTATGTAACTCAACAATCTAACCCAGGTTAATTAACTCCTCAGCCGCCACATCAGCAAAGGTGCCTAACTATATATATATATGTATGAGCCAGTGCTCTTCACGCGAGCCACTGGCGAATGAAATAGTAGAGAGAAAAAGAGAATGGCCCTGCCTGACGTCAGCCACGTTAGGCACCTTTGCTGATGTGGCGGCTGAGGAGTTAATTAACCTGGGTTAGATTGTTGAGTTACATATGCCGCGTGAGGAGCACTGTTGATGGAGAAGACATACAATGTAGCTGGGCCCCACCTATATTATTAAATGTAAAAATGTAAAAATATCAAGTAAAACCATTAATTTAAAAAAAAAAAAAAGATATGTAAGAACATTCATAAAGACTGGTTTACCATTTATGTAAATGTAAATCAATTGAAAAAATATATATTCTATAAGATGTAAACTATAGGAAAAATATATAACTGTTATGAAAAATTCCCTAACGTTTATAAATAATTTCTTATATCCCTAACCAATTTAGATTGTGTATTTTGTTTTATTATGTTTGTGTTTTCATCCTTACAAAATTTCAAATAATTGTAAACTTTTTTAGGCTTGGCTTGTCAATTAAATATCAAGGAATAAAAAAATTTCAATAAGTCATATTGTTTATGTAATTACTATTTATTTACAACTAAAATAATTATTCACACTTAAAAAGGTTTTTTTTAAATTCAATAAACAGTCATTGCTACGTGTTAGCAATCTCATATTTCAAACGGATGGAAACTGCTGTCTAATCACAGTGACCTAGACCGACCCAATCTAATCTAACGAGTGAACTTATTCTCGTGTCATTTTCCGAACATAGTAAATTATTCCAGTGACTACATTAGGGTGGTCACTATTTGTCTGAGCTATTCCCCGTCTGGCTAAGTTGGTAGAGCGCAACGCTCTTAACCTTGTGGTCGTGGGTTCGAGCTCCACGGTGGGCACCAACGGTAAAGTCTGGTGCCGAACTGCAGAATATGAACTTGGCCTGTTCTATTGGTTTCTCCACAAAGCCAAGCCTTGTCTACTTCCATTCTCTTCTAAATTCTCACATCCAAACCAAAACCCCAAAACAAGCACTAGTTCTTTTTCTCAACTTGTTTGAGAACAACCTCAAACCCAATGATCTCACTTTGTCTTTGCTTCTAAAAGCTTGCACGTCTTCTTCCTCATATCTAGCTTCAGGAAATGCCAAGCTAGAAGTAAATCAGATTCATACCCACCTGTTAAAATCGGGTTTCGACCGGTTTGTCTAACACATTCAACTGGACACAGATCATCATCTTCATCAGACAAATCTCCTTGACTTTCATCAGCCACTCTGATCTTCTTTATAGCACGAAAGCCATGGCTAAACTTTGAAACTTCCCAACCTGTAAGTCTGATGCCAGGGCATAATCTAACATGTGTTCTCTCAGGAAATGAGACTGGAATTTCATATGGATTTTTTAAGATCGGTTTTGATCCAAAGTTAAATGAGGCCTCGGCCTTGCTATGAAGAACATTCTGTCTATGCATGACACCAAATGGCAAACCTCCAAAACAACAGCGCTTAAAACAATGATTCTCTCAGAAAATATCCTTTCAGATCCTGGACAATGCTTTGCCGGATGAGCTATTGATCTTCTATATCTTTACTTTCTACTGGTGTACGTAGTGTGCACAATTAACAGAAACATTAGGGTCTATTGTTACAAAAATAATAGTAAAAGTTCAAGCAGAATCCAAAGTGAACCTAGTTTCTATGATTCAATGATTTGGGGAAGTCTGCAACTCTGCATCTTTAGAGTAATAACACAGATGCCGTTTGATCATTCTAAAAGGTTGTTCACATAGTTTGGAAACATTTCATGCAGCCATATAGATACAACATTCTCATTTATAAATCAGGGATGACTGTTTAAACTTCAAGAGGCAATTTTGAAGACATATATTCTGAAACCAATGAGAGCAAGGAAAAATCATTGCCTGGAAACAAAACCAAACTAGTCTCAAATTTTCTGTCTATTTCTGGGTTTGTTGGAATTATCCCAGGTGGTAACTCCATGGGTGTCGTTTATCATAATTACTAGTTCAACAAGGACTATTCCATTAACAGCTAAACTTGATCGAACCGAAGAAGCCTCAATGTGATTAACGAACAAAGTAATGCCTAAACTACTGACAATCAACGATGGCAGACTCCAAATGCAGAGACATGAACTAAAAAGCTGATTAAAACTTTGCTCACCTCAGGAAGTTGAGGATTGTCTTTGCCATATCTCACTTCTGAAAATGCTACAAATGACATGAGGCCACGACACCCACCATATCACCTATTTCCAAATGACTCCCTCTTCTGTTGCTCAATCATTGCATCCACATGGGCCGAGCCCAACTACGCATCATGGGCCTAGCCCAGTTAAGTTCGGTTAAACAAAAGAGCGGATGTATGACGTCAGACAAGAACCCAGAAAAAAATGGGCGTGGTTGGAAAGCGTGCCTGATCCGTCATCTCATCTCTGGTAATTAATCTTAGTTTTAGTTCGCGCTTGATTAAATTCCCCCATTACTTGTATCGCCCCGCCGAACCAACCAACCAACCGACCAGTCATAATAAAACGACGTAGCTTTCGCTGTTGTGTCGAAGAAGAAGAGATGGGGAGCAACGATGAGCTCAAGTCGGAGGCTTTGCTGGAGCAGATGAAACAGCACCTCTCCACCGACGCCGGTAAAGCCATCGTCAAGAAGATCGGCCTCGTTTACCAGATCAACATCGCACCCAAGGTAAAACTCTATCAACCAATCAGGGCTCTTCAACTGCATGCGTTTTCTATTACAAGTTGTAATCTTGGGGAGTTTGATTGCAGAAAATTGGCTTCAATGAGGTGATTTACACCATTGATCTGAAGAGAGGGGAGGTGAAGAAAGGTTAGAGTTTTTCCAATTTTGCGGAAATTGTTTCTTTTGGTTAACTAGCGGTGAGATTAGGGGCTGAAATATTATGGAATTTGCAGGGGCGTATGAAGGAGGAAAGGCGGATGCGGTGTTTTCGTTCAAGGACGATGATTTCGTGAAGATAGCGCTGGGGAAGATGAATCCCCAGATTGCTTTCATGAGGGGAGCCATGAAGATTAAGGGAAGCATGAGTGCTGCTACCAAATTCACTCCCGATATTTTCCCCAAGCCTTCCAAGATGTGACTTGGCTTTGTTATTATCAGCTGCATTAGGAAAGAAGAGGGCTTATTTACTTGGCTCCAATAAATTTCTGAAACACTAGTTTTTACTTGAATGTTATAGCTAGAAAT
The window above is part of the Fragaria vesca subsp. vesca linkage group LG2, FraVesHawaii_1.0, whole genome shotgun sequence genome. Proteins encoded here:
- the LOC101305034 gene encoding non-specific lipid-transfer protein-like — translated: MGSNDELKSEALLEQMKQHLSTDAGKAIVKKIGLVYQINIAPKKIGFNEVIYTIDLKRGEVKKGAYEGGKADAVFSFKDDDFVKIALGKMNPQIAFMRGAMKIKGSMSAATKFTPDIFPKPSKM